From Bacteroides uniformis:
TGCAGTTTTTGTTTTTGTTCTGCGATCTGTGTGGTAAATTTCAGCGCATTCTCTATGTTCTTGTTGAATTCATCCCCTTGCCCATACCAGTCTATGGAAAGCATGTCAATATATTCATCACCGGGGTATCCATTCAGATACTCTTCCGCTGAATAAACCTTATCCGTGTTATATGCATAAAGGATATTATGTAGTCCCTTCTCCCGCAAGAAGTTTACAGTATACCGCCACAATGCGGCATATTCTTCGGCATAGCAACGTTCGGTCCCCCACCAGAAGAAACTACCCGAGTGTTCATGGTAGGGACGGAAAATGAATGGAATCAGCACTCCTCGCTCATCACGCCATTGATGGAAATTCTTGGCAAGCCTCTCTAACCAGGAATTGAACATCTCATGATTGCAACCGCCGGGCAATATACTTCTTACCGCATTCATTCTGTCGGCAGAAAGCATCTTGACCTCCCATGCCGAACCGGCACCGTTGGGTTCTTTCACTCCCGGCCACTGTGAAGTGATGGGGTTCACGCAATGCCAGCTGACAGTGATGATACCATTTTGTCCATGGAACCAGCGCACTCTTTCAGCCATATTGGCGAATGCGACCGAGTCGAGGCTCAAAGTCCCTCCCAATTCTATTTCACCCAACTCGAAACCCGCCACAGCAGGATAATCGCCTACAGCCTCTTTGGTATCGGAACGTCCCGGTTCATACCACCAAGTATGCCCCGTCATCAAATCGTCCTGATGCCCGTACATAATTCCTTTGGATTGGATGTTCAGTAAACGTGTGAAAAGCTGTTTGGCTTCCGGAGTTGCGTCCGGATCGGCGGGTTGCCATGTCTGTGCAGGCACCGACAAGCTGACAGCAAATGCCGCCATCAAAATACTAATACTCTTTTTCATATTCATAATTTTATATGTTAAGGATTACTCCAGTATAGGGATGAACTTTTTCTCAAATACAAATTTGCGGTTGTGCAAATTTAGTACGGTCACATCAAGCTCTTCCGATGTTTGGAAACTGGGGGCAATAATTGTAATGCTGGTTGCAGATTGCGACACAATGGTGCAGATTTCCGTACCGATTGTAATACCAGTACTTGAGACAAGGTCGGAGCCCAGGTTCTCGCCCTGAATGGTGATGGCAACTCCCGGTACTGCGCTCAGAGGGCTGACTGCTGTTATCGTGGAGATTTTCCATGGAATGTCATAATTTTCAGAAAACTCGAATTCGTTGTCACTGCATCCCACTACCAATACAGCAAGGGCAAGTAGGAAGATATAGGTGAAATGTTTCATTGTTTGCATATGTCAAAAGATAAAATTAATTGTTATGATTCGGTTCAATGTTCCAGTAGGTGATTTCAGTGTTGGGAATGGCCAGTAAAGGCAAGTAACGTTCACCTCCACCGATTCCAGGCACATTTACCTTAAGGCAATATTGCTGGATGTTGTTACCTATGCCCGGTATGCGGATTTCCATGTCTGCATTGTTGTTGGTATTGACGGGACCTGCACCTCCGGTGCGATATTGGTCTTTTACTTTGCTTAGTCGGTCAAGCAAACGGCCTGTACGAATCAAGTCGTATGTGCGTATATTTTCCATGCCTAGTTCTAGGCGGCGTTCATTCCAGATGGCTTCAAGCAGTGCCTGGCCTGTTACGGAGCTATCAAGGTCTGGGATGTTAGGCGTAATGTCAGGGTAGACGAATTCCCTAGGTGATCCAATCATGAACCCTTGGCAATAAGAAGATTCTCGGGCACGCCTACGCACTTCATTGACTTTTTGCCGAGCTTCATCTTCTCTTTGTAAATAATAGGCAGCTTCGGCATGCATTAGCAGTATGTCGGCATACCTGATAACAAATATGGCTTTGGTTGTACCAGTCAGCAAGGCATCTCGCCCTGATTCACCGTCATAGGTAGCCATTTTGCGACTATAGTAGTTGGTCATCATCTGTCCAGCTCTGTCAGGGAAATTAGAAGGAATACCATACAAGATTCCGTTGTTATAGCCGATGCCGTAAACTGTACAGCTCAGACGTGGGTCGGTTATATCGAAGGCGTCTACCAGATCCTGGGTGGGTTGGTTAAACCCCCAACCGCCGGCTGCGCTTCTATTTCTCTCGAAGAACCAAGAAAGAACCATGCCTGCATTCTGACTTCCGTTTTTACCAGTGTATTCAAACAATGATTCCCTTCGGTAATCGCCGTCAGTGATTTCCTCGAACAAGGTGGCGTAATTAGGCACTAACTGATAACTTCCGGAAGTGATGATGGAGTTTGTGATGTCATATAGGTCTTGCCAAGTGTTCGAACATTCAGCATCTGTACCTAGTCTGTAGAGCATGACACGTGCCAACATACCACGAGCAGCGCCTTTAGAAGCACGTCCCAAATCACTTGAGCCGTATTCTTCCCGGTTGGGCAACAATTCTTCGGCCTCTTTCAACTCGTCAATGATGAACTGCATGGTTTCCGAGTAGGAGGAACGAGGAATGGAACCGAAGTCAGAGGCCGTGACCGAAGAACGGAAGATAGGCATGCCACCATAATGCTGCAACAAATAATAATAGTAGTAAGCTCGGAAGAAGTGTGCTTCACCCATCATGCGTTGTTTTATATTAGCAGGAAAATTGGCATTGGCTATATTGTCCAGGATGAAGTTTGCACGCGAAACACCCCAGAAGCCATGTATGTAGAAGTAGTTGTTCAAGGCTAGTGAAGGCGTGAGCTGGAACATGGTGAGCTGTGTTAGGCCATTGGGATTGTCAGCAGGCTGACTCCCTTTCTCTGAATCGTCTGACATCATGCTGCCAAAGTAACAGTCAAAATGATTGTCCACCCAATCGCCATCCGGACCACTGCCGCGGCTGAATGTAAGCATATTATACAGCCCAACAATAGCAAGTTCTACATTGTCTTGAGTCTGCATGAAAGTGATACTTGATTCTTGTCCTTGTGGCTGTACTTTGTTTAGGAAGTCATTGCAGCCACTATTTATCAGAGCAATGCTCATCAACGCACCAGCTATGATTTTATTATTGCTTAGTCTGATTTTCAATTTCATAATGAAGATATTTTAAGATTATAAGGAAATGTTAAAACCCAATACGAAGGTACGCGGACGCGGATACGAGGCAAGGTCAACTCCGATGCTTAGCGGATTCCCCAGAAGGTCTCCCATCTCAGGATCAAATCCGCTATATTTTGTCAATACGAAGACGTTGTCTATTGAGCCGTAAATACGTAGTTTGCTGACATTGAATTTCTTGGTGAACGTGCTGGGTAACGTATAGCCAAGCTGGAGGTTTTTCATGCGCAGATAAGAACCGTCCTCCACATAGCGATCGGAAAAACGTGCGTTTTCATTCGGGTCAGAGGCAATCAGTCTGGGATAGACGTTGGTGGTTCCTTCGCCATGCCAGCGATTCATCATCTTCTTAGACATGTTCCATTGGCCAAATTCAGAAGAGTATATGTCCATCACGAGGGCATTGGCTATCTCATTGCCCACGCATGACTGCATGAACATAGAGAAATCGAAGCCTTTGTAGTTGGCGGTCAGGTTGAGGCCAAATGTAGCATCTGGCATGCCGCTACCCAAGTAGGTACGATCTTCGGGATTCAGAGGTAGTCCGTCATTGGCTGTCTTCAGAAATTTTACGTCACCAGGTGCTGCGTTGGGTTGAATCAGTTGGCCGTCGGGGGTCTTGTAATTGTTGATTTCATCCCAGTTCTGGAAAATACCGTCGGTCTTATAACCATAGAAATAGGCCATTTCCCGTCCTACTTCCGTACGGGTAAAGTTCTCCGCTTTACGGGCTACGCCGCCACCGTATATTGGGTCTGGTGAACCAAGGGAAAGTACTTTGTTCTTGACGAATGAAGCATTGGCAGAAATAGAGTAGGAAAAGTCTTTGCCTATTTTGTCATTCCAGCGGAGGGTCACTTCCAGACCTTTGTTACGCATAGAGCCAGCATTGGTGTTGGCACGTCCCATTCCAACATACAGAGGGATTGGGGTACGCAGAATCATATCTTTGGTAGTACGTACAAAGTAATCAATTGTACCGGTCAGACGCATGTTTAAGGTTCCGAAATCAATCCCGAAGTTCACCTGTTCAGCTGTTTCCCAAGCCAGCTCGGAGTTGGCGAATGTGCGTTGTATCTCTCCCTGCTGTAATTGATCGCCGATGACAGCCCTGTAGCTGGAATTCATCAGAGAGATGTAACCGAACTGTGCGGCACTAGCTTCATTTCCTACTTGGCCCCAGCCCATTCTCACTTTCAGTTGCTCGAAAGGTGTCTTGTCTTTCAAGAACTCTTCTTCGTGGGCATTCCAGCCCAGAGAGAATGATGGGAAGAATCCCCACTTTTGGGAGTCTGCAAACTTGGACGTACCGTCATAACGACCGGTTACAGTCAACAGGTATTTGGAAGCAAATGTATAGTTGATGCGTCCGAAGTAGGAAGCCATACGCGAGATAGTGGGCATGGAGTTCGACGATGTTTTGGAAGACTGCGTCAGTGAGTTATCTATGTACCATAAGTTAGGATTTTCAGGTACATCGGCAGCCGTACCGCTCAGGGTTGAGTAACGAAAATCCTGAATTTCAGCACCCAATGTAGAATTGATACTGTGCTTGCCTATCACACGGTTGTACATCAAATAGCCATTCCACAACCAGGAAGTGAAGTTGTTGCGTGACATGGTCAGCGAGCTATTGGTGTTGTTCTGGTTAGAGGCTACGTACCAGACGGGCGTATAGCGTTTGCTCTCATTAAAGTTGGCTCGTATACCATATTGGGTACGAAATGACAGGCCTTTAACCTTGGCAATATTGTCCATTTGTAGCGTGAAGTTACCTACGAACATATTGCTGATGGAGTGTCCGTATTTGTCTGAGCCCAAATAAATGGAACGTGCAGGATGGTAAGACGGATCGCTGAATAGAATCTCGCCCCAGTTGTCGTTGTATTCATCCCATGCTGGAATCATCGGATCGGCACGCATCACGGCCGGCCAAATGGAGCCGAAGTAATTTCCGTCACCGTTTCCTCCCTTTGAACTACGATGCGAATAGACCGCATTGATGCCCAGTGTCAGGTCCAAGGGCAATTTGTAGGTGTTGTTGATACGTCCTGTCAAGATGTCCATAGAATTATATTTCAAGACACCTTCTTGCTTAGCGTAAGTAGCACCTATGCTAAAGGTTTGGCGATCCGTACCTCCGTTGATGTCCAGATTGTAATTCTGTGAATAGCCCGTGCGCGACACTTCGTCTTCCCAGTTTGTTCCTTCGTATTTATTGTCGATGACGTAGTTGTACATCGCTTCATCGCGGGCACTTAGCGGTGTATTGCTGTTGGCAGCAAGCTCTTTCTTTAGTGTAGCAAATTCCCAGGCATTTAGTAAATCCATATGCTTGGTCGTTTTGGCCATACTAATATAGGCGGTGGCGTTGATGCTTGTCTTTGAATTATACTGTCCTCCTTTGGTTTTTATCAGTACCACTCCATTAGCACCACGTGATCCATAAATAGCTGTAGCCGATGCATCCTTCAATATTTCAAGGCTTTCAATATCCTGTGGTGATAAATAATCAATGTCAGATACAGGAAACCCATCCACCACATATAGTGGGTCAGAAGAGTTTATAGTTCCATAGCCACGTACTCGGATTTTAGTTCCGGCACCCGGTGCTCCTGAATTGCTGGTTACGTCTACACCTGCTACACGACCGGCAATAGCCTGACCAATATCGGTAGTAGAAAGCTGATTCAGTTCACTGGTAGTGACCTTGCCTACTGAACCTGTCAAATCCGATTTTCTTACTGTACCATAACCTACCACCACCACTTCATCAATCAACATGATGTCATCGCTTAAAGTGACATTTATTATCCGACGTTTGTTTACTGCTATTTCTTGGGAAGTATATCCCACAGAAGAAAAAACCAATGTTCCATTTTCAGGAACGGTCAACTGATATTTACCCTCCACATCAGTAATTGTTCCGGTTGATGTTCCTTTCAATAGGACATTAGCACCGATAACGGCCTCCTTGTTACTGTCTGTTACGGTTCCTGAAATAGTAATACTCTGGGCAATGAGTTCCGTTGGCATTACGAATAAAAGAAGTAAATACCTTAGAAAAAGAAATAGACTTTTCCTCTCTTGAATAAGTACATGTTTCATAAAAAATAATTTAAGTTAAACAATAGGTGTTTGCGAATCCACATAATGATTCCATACTGATCATTATGAGTGTATTTGATTATAGGGTCACTGTTTTTTATGAGTTTCAGGCAAAAAACAATCCATTATTTCCATGTACATACGTCCGTTGTGATACGGACATTTCCAGAATCCCGCCTTGTCATCATCGGTGTTCACCGTGCCGTCGGCACGCACGCTCCAATGCCATTCTCCGTACTTGTAGTCTACCAGATGCTGCTTGATGAAGTCCCAACATCGGAGAGCCTTCTGCATGGCCACTTCGTCATCAAAGTGCTGGTAGAGGTTGGCATGTCCCACTACGTTCTCGGCCTGCACCCACCAGTGGCGGTCAGTATCGGTCTTTCCTTTATCCAGAAAAGTCTCGTATATCATGCTGCCGTCGGGCGTCAATCCTTCATCGGCAGCGGCAGCGATGTATTCTACAAGTGGTTCCACTTTCTCCAGGAGATCCTTATCGCCCAGAACAAGGGCAGCCTCGTGTATCAACCAGGAGGCTTCGATGTCGTGCCCATAGGAGACAATGCGGTATTTACTAACCCAATCATCATTGAAGAACAATTCCAGATGACCGGTCTTGATATTCAGAATCCATTCCGTGAAAAGGCCTATCAAATTGCGCAGTTGCCTCTCCAGACGGGTATCCTTCCACACGCGGAAAAGATTGGTATAAGGTTCCAGAATATGCAGATGGGTATTCATCGTCTTGCGCTCGTTCTCATCCTTGGCGCTGAGGCGCATGTCGGCTATTTCTCCCCATTCGCGGGTCAAGGCTTCGCAATAACCGTTTTTCACGGGGTCGAAGCTATGCTCTTCGATGGTCTCGAACAAGCGGATGGCATATGCCAGCGCTTCATCATCGCCCGTGGCACGGGCATATTCACTCAGCCCGTAGATGGCGAACCCCAAAGCATAAATCTGCTTCTTGGTATCGAGCGGATTGCCTTTATAGTCGAGAGACCAGTAAACTCCACCAAATTCATTGTCATAGAAACGGTCGATAAGAGTACGTTTGGCACGCGTAGCCGTTTCCAGATACTCCGGCCTCTTCAGCAAGCGGTATGCAGCCGAGAAGGTCCACAAGATGCGGGCGTTCAGGATTGCCCCCTTTTCTGCTTCGGGCTTCACCTCCTCCCGGCCCGTGATACGGCCGTAGAAACCGCCGTTCACTTCATCCGTCATTCTATTTATCCAGAAGGGGAGGATATTGGAAACCAGCTCCTCCTCCATCTCTTGTCTCATCCTCATTATAATATCCAATACAGCCATAACTTGATTAAGATTAGAAAATCCATATATAATAACCGTTTTAATATTGTCTGATAAATATGGTTACATATAACAGAAACATAAACTTCATAAAACGATTATTTCAACAATGGATATATATTTCTGATGGAAATATCCGCATTGTTATCGTGTTTTCATTTGTTTTATGCAAAAATAGAAAACAAGTATAAATAATAATAATACTTTATTATCTATATATAATACATAACGTACAGTATCAGCATACAATGCATATAATACTATACATACATAATAATAGCCTATATAAACTAATAATCCTGCTGTGTTAAGATTACCATGTGAATGATATGATATTATTTTATCTATATATAATACTAAAACACCATTTGTGAAAGAATATAGATTCAAGAATTAAAACCACAAAAGATAATAAATCAAGATAAAAAGTAAATAGGAACAATATAGTTACTTCACGACTATAATCGACGGGCAAACCAATGACAGTGCCGGAAAACAAGTGGAGGAAATATAAAACTCTCTCCACATACACCAAGGTACGTCTATCCATTGCCCGTTCATGTCCCCTGCCTTGTGAAGCATTAAGGTATGGAACTGAAGGGATATTATTATTCAGCCGGTAAGGATATAATGAATCTTTGCCATTCTGACCAATACTTGATACAAGGGCTGGTCATAAAGAAACGATGAATATGGGATATGGCTTACTGTCAGTTCATCATCGGCAGAAGGGTTATCTCAGTATCACTATGGGAACTAATCCCACAACTGGACTCTGTATTGGTCTCCCGTTCTATCCATCATTGGCAATTCTGGCTTTGGATGAAGTGTTGGATACATGACTACTTAGGAAATGGAATATAAAATTGGAATAATATAAAATATTTTATATATTCATACTGCACTATACCCGTTCTGTGGGGCATGATAAGTCAGTCTTTTTTCTTATATTATAGGTGGGTAGCGTTTTACACACTCTAGGGATAGATAGTTTTTTACCGGTTAATCAGTTGATATTCAATTTAGAAAGTCGTATCATGTTGTATTTTCCAAGGAGCCGAATTTTGAATGTTTACCACTAGCGGATGATATTTACCCTCCTAAAAAGGGACATTCATTAAATATTATAAAACCATCCAACTAATTCATACACAATGCATTGCGAATTAGTTGTTTTTTGTATCTTTAGGTACCCCCCTCAAATAAGGTCTGGAAGCCAAAACGGGGGAAATTCCCCAGCAAAGATATGGCTAAGATACAACATATTTCGGAAATCCACCCTACTTTGGGCTTTACAGAATTTGATATTCTGGAAAAATATCGCAGGAGTTTTAAGGAGAGTGAACTTGGCAGGCTTCATTCGGTGTTTCCGTTTGAGCATATGGGCAAAGCCGCAGGCTTGTCAGACCGGCGTCTGGGCCGCATGAACATTTTCAGTCATTCCGCAAAGATAGCCCTTATGGTCCTAAAGGCCTACACCGGGTTCTCTGACAGACAGTTGGTGGAACATCTGAACGGGAACATACACTACCAGATGTTCTGCGGAATTATGATAGCCCCATCCTTTCCAATAACTAACTTCAAAATAGTCAGTGCCATCCGTAATGAGATAGCATCCCGTCTTGACATTGATTCCTTCCAGGAGATCCTGGCTTCACACTGGAAACCATACCTTGAGAATCTTCACGTGTGCATGACAGATGCCACATGCTACGAGAGCCACATACGTTTTCCTACGGACATGAAGCTTCTTTGGGAAAGCATCG
This genomic window contains:
- a CDS encoding glycoside hydrolase family 26 protein codes for the protein MKKSISILMAAFAVSLSVPAQTWQPADPDATPEAKQLFTRLLNIQSKGIMYGHQDDLMTGHTWWYEPGRSDTKEAVGDYPAVAGFELGEIELGGTLSLDSVAFANMAERVRWFHGQNGIITVSWHCVNPITSQWPGVKEPNGAGSAWEVKMLSADRMNAVRSILPGGCNHEMFNSWLERLAKNFHQWRDERGVLIPFIFRPYHEHSGSFFWWGTERCYAEEYAALWRYTVNFLREKGLHNILYAYNTDKVYSAEEYLNGYPGDEYIDMLSIDWYGQGDEFNKNIENALKFTTQIAEQKQKLHALSECGPISADLQRILAQYKTSYVLTWRNAPPRGGRKRFVPLTAEQIAQLPADARAAYENRLKQPKHEDLLKLMKANKRYLFLKDIQSIK
- a CDS encoding IPT/TIG domain-containing protein → MQTMKHFTYIFLLALAVLVVGCSDNEFEFSENYDIPWKISTITAVSPLSAVPGVAITIQGENLGSDLVSSTGITIGTEICTIVSQSATSITIIAPSFQTSEELDVTVLNLHNRKFVFEKKFIPILE
- a CDS encoding RagB/SusD family nutrient uptake outer membrane protein, whose amino-acid sequence is MKLKIRLSNNKIIAGALMSIALINSGCNDFLNKVQPQGQESSITFMQTQDNVELAIVGLYNMLTFSRGSGPDGDWVDNHFDCYFGSMMSDDSEKGSQPADNPNGLTQLTMFQLTPSLALNNYFYIHGFWGVSRANFILDNIANANFPANIKQRMMGEAHFFRAYYYYYLLQHYGGMPIFRSSVTASDFGSIPRSSYSETMQFIIDELKEAEELLPNREEYGSSDLGRASKGAARGMLARVMLYRLGTDAECSNTWQDLYDITNSIITSGSYQLVPNYATLFEEITDGDYRRESLFEYTGKNGSQNAGMVLSWFFERNRSAAGGWGFNQPTQDLVDAFDITDPRLSCTVYGIGYNNGILYGIPSNFPDRAGQMMTNYYSRKMATYDGESGRDALLTGTTKAIFVIRYADILLMHAEAAYYLQREDEARQKVNEVRRRARESSYCQGFMIGSPREFVYPDITPNIPDLDSSVTGQALLEAIWNERRLELGMENIRTYDLIRTGRLLDRLSKVKDQYRTGGAGPVNTNNNADMEIRIPGIGNNIQQYCLKVNVPGIGGGERYLPLLAIPNTEITYWNIEPNHNN
- a CDS encoding SusC/RagA family TonB-linked outer membrane protein; its protein translation is MPTELIAQSITISGTVTDSNKEAVIGANVLLKGTSTGTITDVEGKYQLTVPENGTLVFSSVGYTSQEIAVNKRRIINVTLSDDIMLIDEVVVVGYGTVRKSDLTGSVGKVTTSELNQLSTTDIGQAIAGRVAGVDVTSNSGAPGAGTKIRVRGYGTINSSDPLYVVDGFPVSDIDYLSPQDIESLEILKDASATAIYGSRGANGVVLIKTKGGQYNSKTSINATAYISMAKTTKHMDLLNAWEFATLKKELAANSNTPLSARDEAMYNYVIDNKYEGTNWEDEVSRTGYSQNYNLDINGGTDRQTFSIGATYAKQEGVLKYNSMDILTGRINNTYKLPLDLTLGINAVYSHRSSKGGNGDGNYFGSIWPAVMRADPMIPAWDEYNDNWGEILFSDPSYHPARSIYLGSDKYGHSISNMFVGNFTLQMDNIAKVKGLSFRTQYGIRANFNESKRYTPVWYVASNQNNTNSSLTMSRNNFTSWLWNGYLMYNRVIGKHSINSTLGAEIQDFRYSTLSGTAADVPENPNLWYIDNSLTQSSKTSSNSMPTISRMASYFGRINYTFASKYLLTVTGRYDGTSKFADSQKWGFFPSFSLGWNAHEEEFLKDKTPFEQLKVRMGWGQVGNEASAAQFGYISLMNSSYRAVIGDQLQQGEIQRTFANSELAWETAEQVNFGIDFGTLNMRLTGTIDYFVRTTKDMILRTPIPLYVGMGRANTNAGSMRNKGLEVTLRWNDKIGKDFSYSISANASFVKNKVLSLGSPDPIYGGGVARKAENFTRTEVGREMAYFYGYKTDGIFQNWDEINNYKTPDGQLIQPNAAPGDVKFLKTANDGLPLNPEDRTYLGSGMPDATFGLNLTANYKGFDFSMFMQSCVGNEIANALVMDIYSSEFGQWNMSKKMMNRWHGEGTTNVYPRLIASDPNENARFSDRYVEDGSYLRMKNLQLGYTLPSTFTKKFNVSKLRIYGSIDNVFVLTKYSGFDPEMGDLLGNPLSIGVDLASYPRPRTFVLGFNISL
- a CDS encoding AGE family epimerase/isomerase — translated: MAVLDIIMRMRQEMEEELVSNILPFWINRMTDEVNGGFYGRITGREEVKPEAEKGAILNARILWTFSAAYRLLKRPEYLETATRAKRTLIDRFYDNEFGGVYWSLDYKGNPLDTKKQIYALGFAIYGLSEYARATGDDEALAYAIRLFETIEEHSFDPVKNGYCEALTREWGEIADMRLSAKDENERKTMNTHLHILEPYTNLFRVWKDTRLERQLRNLIGLFTEWILNIKTGHLELFFNDDWVSKYRIVSYGHDIEASWLIHEAALVLGDKDLLEKVEPLVEYIAAAADEGLTPDGSMIYETFLDKGKTDTDRHWWVQAENVVGHANLYQHFDDEVAMQKALRCWDFIKQHLVDYKYGEWHWSVRADGTVNTDDDKAGFWKCPYHNGRMYMEIMDCFLPETHKKQ